One genomic region from Salvia hispanica cultivar TCC Black 2014 chromosome 2, UniMelb_Shisp_WGS_1.0, whole genome shotgun sequence encodes:
- the LOC125203946 gene encoding DNA (cytosine-5)-methyltransferase CMT3-like — protein MGRGKKRTEATSPAPAPAASPKKPKRSTPDVTDLGFFSAPLPSDEAKSRWPHRYQTKQAKATVTVTLSDGSTEEKELFQAKSHYTRATVDGVEFELFDNAFIQSSEGEPDFIAKIVEMFQTTSGEMYICTQWFYRAKDTVIKDQDYLIDARRVVYSDIKDDNPLSCVTKKAKINQLAPDMSADAREESMASCDLYVDMMYTFPHAFSSLRKDINDLSLINEAMETKTPDVQKSLEDSQRSEVTLLDLYCGCGAMSTGLGIGASLLGEKIVTKWAVDFNSYACESIKYNHPNTEVRNEDAENFFLLLKEWESLCKKFNVVGSKDIELEPQGSDSDESEVDDGVVPSEGEYEVQKLLAICYGDPNKNKKTGLYFQVRWKGYGRADDTWEPVEGLSNCEERIQEFVLRGYRAKVLPLPGDVDFICGGPPCQGISGFNRFRDARAPLKDKKNHQLVVYMNIVEFLKPRYVLMENVTDILKFAKAQLTSYAVGRLVSMNYQARLGIMAAGAYGVPQCRMRFFLWGAGPTEILPQFPLPTHEVLKKGVVVNEYKELIIGHGEEHCQLHKSALLGDAISDMPAVTNNTEEDEMPYDKAPSTEYQKHIRLSRKDIFGCSNAKRLDSHKSILYDHRPHKLNQDDYERVCQVPKFKGANFRNLPGVLVGPDRVVKLDETVERARCTSGKPLVPDYALSFEEGKSCKPFGRLGMDDIVATVVTRPEPHNQVLLHPNQDRVLSVRENARLQGFPDCYKLFGPVRERYMQIGNAVSFSVSMPLGYCLAKALQGARYTTPLSLPFKFPDCLGELKSLRQEPEELVS, from the exons ATGGGAAGAGGTAAAAAGCGAACGGAGGCAACATCCCCGGCGCCTGCACCTGCTGCGTCACCGAAGAAGCCGAAGAGATCGACGCCAGACGTGACCGATCTTGGTTTCTTCAGCGCTCCACTCCCCTCCGACGAAGCCAAATCAAGATGGCCTCACAGATATCAAACTAAG CAAGCCAAAGCTACAGTTACCGTTACATTATCAGATGGCTCGACCGA ggaaaaGGAGCTTTTTCAAGCTAAATCCCACTATACTAGAGCTACCGTTGATGGGGTGGAGTTTGAACTCTTTGACAATGCTTTTATTCAG TCTTCAGAAGGTGAACCTGATTTTATTGCAAAGATTGTGGAAATGTTTCAAACCACAAGTGGTGAGATGTATATTTGCACCCAATGGTTTTATCGAGCCAAAGATACG GTTATAAAGGATCAAGATTACCTCATTGATGCAAGACGAGTCGTTTACTCGGACATAAAGGATGACAATCCGCTAAGCTGTGTCACTAAAAAAGCTAAAATTAACCAGCTTGCACCAGAT ATGTCTGCTGATGCAAGAGAAGAATCCATGGCATCCTGTGATCTTTATGTTGATATGATGTACACTTTCCCACATGCCTTTTCAAGTTTAAGAAAAG ACATAAATGacttatcattaattaatgaagCGATGGAAACAAAAACTCCTGATGTCCAAAAATCTCTAGAAGATTCCCAGCGATCAGAAGTCACTTTATTGGATTTGTACTGTGGTTGTGGTGCAATGTCCACTGGACTTGGTATTGGTGCATCTTTGCTCGGAGAGAAAATTGTCACG AAGTGGGCTGTTGATTTTAACTCCTATGCGTGtgagagtataaaatataaccACCCAAATACTGAG GTAAGAAATGAAGATGCagagaatttttttcttctactaaAAGAATGGGAAAGCCTCTGCAAAAAGTTCAATGTGGTGGGATCAAAAGACATTGAACTAGAGCCTCAAGGTTCAGACAGTGATGAATCTGAAGTTGACGATGGAGTGGTTCCATCTGAAGGGGAGTATGAAGTGCAGAAGTTGCTTGCAATTTGCTATGGGGATCCaaataagaacaaaaaaacTGGTCTATATTTCCAG GTACGCTGGAAAGGTTATGGCCGTGCCGATGATACTTGGGAGCCTGTTGAGGGCCTAAg taaCTGTGAAGAAAGAATACAGGAGTTTGTCTTAAGAGGTTATAGAGCTAAAGTATTGCCTCTACCA GGAGATGTCGACTTTATATGTGGTGGTCCGCCATGTCAAGGAATTAGTGGCTTCAACAGATTTAGAGATGCTCGTGCTCCCTTAAAGGACAAAAAGAATCACCAACTCGTTGTCTACATGAACATTGTGGAGTTTCTAAAACCAAGATATGTGTTGATGGAGAATGTTACAGATATACTGAAATTTGCAAAAGCACAGTTGACTAGTTATGCTGTTGGACGACTTGTTTCTATGAACTACCAAGCCAGATTAGGTATAATGGCTGCTGGTGCATATGGAGTTCCACAATGCCGGATGCGTTTTTTCCTTTGGGGTGCTGGCCCAACAGAG ATTTTGCCTCAATTTCCACTGCCCACACATGAAGTGCTGAAGAAAGGAGTTGTTGTAAATGAGTATAAG GAACTTATAATTGGACATGGAGAAGAGCATTGTCAGTTGCATAAATCTGCTCTACTAGGAGATGCTATTTCTGATATGCCAGCG GTGACAAATAACACAGAGGAAGATGAAATGCCTTATGATAAAGCTCCTAGCACTGAATATCAGAAACACATACGATTGAGCAGAAAAG ATATATTTGGTTGTTCTAATGCTAAAAGGCTAGACTCACATAAGTCCATATTGTATGATCATCGTCCCCATAAATTGAATCAGGATGATTATGAAAGAGTTTGCCAAGTTCCTAAGTTCAAG GGAGCCAACTTTAGAAACCTACCTGGAGTACTGGTTGGACCCGATCGAGTTGTAAAATTGGATGAAACTGTCGAGAGAGCTAGGTGCACGTCAGGCAAACCTCTG GTACCTGATTATGCCTTAAGTTTTGAAGAGGGGAAGTCTTGCAA GCCTTTTGGTCGACTAGGGATGGACGACATTGTGGCCACTGTAGTTACAAGGCCTGAACCCCATAACCAG GTTCTCCTGCATCCAAATCAAGATAGAGTGCTCTCTGTCCGTGAAAATGCAAGGCTACAAGGATTTCCGGACTGCTATAAGCTTTTTGGAccagtaagagagag GTACATGCAAATAGGAAATGCTGTTTCCTTTTCTGTTTCAATGCCGTTAGGCTATTGCTTGGCGAAAGCGCTGCAAGGCGCACGATACACAACACCATTGAGCCTTCCATTCAAGTTCCCCGACTGCCTTGGAGAGTTGAAATCACTTCGACAAGAACCAGAAGAGCTTGTTTCATAG